A section of the Leptotrichia buccalis C-1013-b genome encodes:
- a CDS encoding ATP-binding protein produces MVKRTEYLEKLKKVKDMQIIKVITGVRRCGKSTLLSQFRNFLMESDVLEEQIISINFEDLKFEDLKNYRALYQYIEERLVPNKKNYIFIDEIQEVENFQRAVDSLFIKDNTDIYITGSNAMMLSGELATLLSGRYIEISILPLSFSEYLKLDEIQDVRQAWNKYFENGGFPYATQINDDDIRKDYLMGIYNTVLLKDIVARNKVQDSTLLESVVKFLFENIGNIVSPKKIADTLVSYGRKTTSSTVENYIEALKSSFILYKAGRYDIKGKQHLKSLEKYYIVDIGLRKLLINKKHSDIGHILENIVYLELIRRGYTVHIGKIGDLEIDFIAERNNGREYYQVSATILDENTFKKEITPLKKVKDNFQKFIISMDEINLSEDGINHLNILDFLQNRNN; encoded by the coding sequence ATGGTTAAAAGAACTGAATACTTGGAAAAATTGAAAAAAGTGAAAGATATGCAGATAATAAAGGTTATTACAGGCGTTAGGCGGTGCGGAAAATCTACATTGCTATCTCAATTTAGAAATTTTTTAATGGAATCGGATGTTTTGGAAGAACAAATAATTTCTATAAACTTTGAGGATTTGAAGTTTGAAGATTTAAAAAATTATAGAGCATTGTATCAATATATAGAAGAAAGGCTTGTGCCTAATAAAAAAAATTATATATTTATTGATGAAATTCAGGAAGTTGAGAATTTTCAAAGGGCAGTGGATTCTCTGTTTATAAAGGATAACACAGATATTTATATAACAGGCTCCAATGCGATGATGTTATCTGGCGAATTGGCAACACTGCTTTCAGGCAGATATATCGAAATATCCATATTGCCCTTATCTTTTTCTGAATATCTTAAATTGGATGAAATACAGGATGTGAGACAGGCTTGGAATAAATATTTTGAAAATGGCGGATTTCCTTATGCGACACAAATAAATGATGATGATATAAGAAAAGACTATTTAATGGGAATATACAACACAGTTTTGCTAAAAGATATAGTTGCAAGAAATAAAGTACAGGATAGTACTTTGCTTGAATCTGTAGTAAAATTTCTATTTGAAAACATTGGAAATATTGTTTCGCCTAAAAAAATAGCAGATACACTTGTTTCCTATGGCAGAAAAACGACATCTTCTACCGTTGAAAATTATATAGAAGCCTTGAAATCGTCGTTTATATTGTACAAAGCTGGACGTTATGATATAAAAGGAAAACAACATTTAAAGTCGCTGGAGAAATATTATATAGTTGACATAGGACTAAGAAAATTGCTTATAAATAAAAAGCATAGCGATATTGGGCATATTTTGGAAAATATAGTTTATTTGGAATTAATTAGGCGTGGATATACTGTGCATATAGGTAAAATTGGAGATCTGGAAATAGATTTTATAGCAGAACGAAATAATGGAAGAGAATACTATCAAGTGTCAGCAACGATACTTGATGAAAATACATTCAAGAAAGAGATAACACCATTAAAAAAAGTTAAGGATAATTTTCAGAAGTTTATAATTTCGATGGATGAAATAAATCTGAGCGAAGATGGAATAAATCATCTAAATATTTTAGATTTTTTACAAAATAGAAATAATTAG
- the hisD gene encoding histidinol dehydrogenase — MIKTIKYSKDVDLEKELARSQFSYDDVNETVESILKDVKARGDKALIEYTEKFDGVKLENLEVTEEEIQEAFDTIDKELMEVIQYSHDNIKKFHEKQVRNDFLIRQENGVILGQIVNPIEKVGLYVPGGTAAYPSTVLMNAVPAKIAGCDEIIMVTPPTADGTILSSILVAAKISGVDRIFKVGGAQSIAALSYGTETVPKVYKIGGPGNIYVAMAKKMVYGEVSIDMIAGPSEVLIIADESADPVHTAADLLSQAEHDKLAACILVTTSEKLANEVSKELEKQLKELPREEIARASIETQGRIVIVDNMDDAVFVSNFVAPEHLELAVDNPFELLPRIKNAGSIFMGHNTPEPIGDYLAGPNHTLPTSGTAKFSSPLSVDDFVKKSSFIYYSKQGLEEVKDKVIKFAENEGLTAHARSVSKRFEK; from the coding sequence ATGATTAAAACGATCAAGTATTCAAAAGATGTTGATTTGGAAAAGGAGCTTGCTAGAAGCCAGTTTTCGTACGATGATGTAAATGAAACTGTGGAAAGCATTCTGAAAGATGTTAAAGCTAGAGGAGATAAGGCTTTGATAGAGTATACTGAAAAATTTGATGGTGTAAAACTGGAAAATTTGGAAGTTACTGAAGAAGAAATTCAAGAAGCATTTGACACAATTGACAAGGAATTAATGGAAGTTATTCAGTATTCGCATGACAACATCAAGAAATTTCACGAAAAGCAAGTTAGGAATGATTTTTTAATAAGACAGGAAAATGGCGTAATTTTGGGGCAAATAGTTAATCCGATTGAAAAAGTTGGACTTTATGTGCCTGGGGGAACAGCGGCTTATCCTTCGACTGTGCTTATGAATGCAGTTCCAGCTAAAATTGCAGGATGTGACGAAATTATAATGGTAACACCGCCAACTGCAGATGGAACAATCTTATCTTCTATTCTTGTTGCGGCAAAAATTTCTGGAGTTGACAGAATTTTTAAAGTAGGTGGAGCTCAATCAATAGCTGCCCTTAGTTACGGTACAGAAACTGTTCCAAAAGTGTATAAAATTGGCGGACCAGGAAATATTTACGTTGCAATGGCTAAAAAAATGGTTTATGGGGAAGTTTCGATTGACATGATAGCAGGACCAAGTGAAGTGCTTATAATTGCTGATGAAAGTGCAGATCCAGTTCATACAGCCGCAGATTTATTGTCACAGGCGGAACACGATAAACTGGCAGCCTGCATATTAGTTACGACTTCTGAAAAATTAGCAAATGAAGTTAGTAAGGAATTGGAAAAGCAGTTAAAAGAATTGCCGAGAGAAGAAATTGCAAGGGCATCGATTGAAACTCAAGGAAGAATAGTTATCGTTGACAATATGGATGATGCTGTTTTTGTAAGCAATTTTGTAGCACCAGAACATTTGGAACTGGCAGTAGACAATCCATTTGAATTATTGCCAAGAATAAAAAACGCAGGATCAATATTTATGGGACACAACACGCCTGAACCAATTGGAGATTATCTAGCAGGCCCAAATCACACATTGCCGACAAGCGGTACTGCCAAATTCTCTTCTCCGCTCTCAGTAGACGATTTCGTTAAAAAATCTTCGTTTATTTACTATTCAAAACAAGGACTTGAAGAAGTTAAGGATAAAGTAATTAAATTTGCTGAAAATGAAGGGCTTACGGCTCATGCTCGTTCGGTTTCTAAAAGATTTGAGAAATAA
- the hisG gene encoding ATP phosphoribosyltransferase, with protein MINIALPKGRLGNKVYNLFEKIGYESAEMKEDNRKLIFENEEKNIRFLLVKPSDVGVYVEKGSADIGVVGRDILLEENPDVYELMDLGFGKCKFSIAGPVDFKENFDRPLVVATKYLNVAKNYFDSINRDVELIKLNGSIEIAPILGLSDVIMDIVETGTTLKENNLKVLTNIEDISARFVANKSSYRFKNKKIEEIVNKIKEIL; from the coding sequence ATGATAAATATAGCTCTTCCTAAAGGGAGATTAGGAAATAAAGTGTATAATTTATTTGAGAAAATAGGCTATGAAAGTGCGGAAATGAAGGAAGATAATAGGAAACTGATTTTTGAGAATGAGGAAAAAAATATTAGATTTCTTTTAGTGAAGCCGTCGGATGTAGGGGTTTATGTCGAAAAGGGAAGTGCGGATATTGGGGTTGTAGGAAGGGATATACTGCTTGAAGAAAATCCTGATGTGTATGAATTGATGGACTTAGGATTTGGGAAATGTAAGTTTTCGATTGCGGGTCCAGTGGATTTTAAGGAAAATTTTGATAGACCTCTTGTGGTTGCAACGAAATATCTTAATGTGGCAAAAAATTATTTTGATTCGATTAACAGAGATGTGGAGCTTATAAAATTAAATGGTTCCATTGAGATTGCACCGATTTTGGGACTTTCGGATGTGATAATGGATATAGTTGAAACTGGGACAACTTTGAAGGAAAATAATTTGAAGGTTCTTACAAATATTGAAGATATAAGTGCTAGATTTGTTGCTAATAAATCGAGTTACAGATTTAAAAATAAAAAAATTGAAGAAATTGTTAATAAAATAAAAGAAATTTTGTAA
- a CDS encoding ATP phosphoribosyltransferase regulatory subunit, whose translation MKNYIKNMSKKDLVLLNIRKMYDSYGYKKISLPSFEEYDLYNENKDFIDRNVLTVMSPNGKLLALRPDITLSVAKKVSKDQSLKYSKIYYQENTYNLTKYVGYEEDEQLGIELIGKESTFLDFEIINLAVKSLDIINKKSMIVLSHAGFISSIFENFDLEYEVKEQIFDCINRKNSHDIEKILENNKNVSENVKKLIYKIPELSGNLENIEKELLKYEINENTKKILFELKQLNNLLLKFHKKSKIIFDFSIVKNLNYYNGIILQGYIEDFPNVILTGGRYDKLFEKFGVDTGAVGFAILTDGLKGYYKDENKNDFEVLIVYDNSDFEKLVEIINDFQKKGLRVRTENIENLGESDFEIFNFDEKYIFQNGELKKEE comes from the coding sequence ATGAAAAATTATATAAAAAATATGAGTAAAAAAGATTTAGTGTTACTAAATATACGGAAAATGTATGATTCGTATGGATATAAAAAGATTTCTCTTCCGAGTTTCGAGGAATATGATTTGTATAATGAAAATAAGGATTTTATTGATAGAAATGTATTGACTGTTATGAGTCCGAATGGAAAATTGTTAGCGTTGAGGCCCGATATTACGTTGTCGGTTGCAAAAAAGGTGTCTAAAGATCAATCTTTGAAATACAGTAAAATTTATTATCAGGAAAATACTTACAATCTGACAAAATATGTTGGTTACGAAGAGGATGAACAGCTGGGGATTGAATTAATTGGGAAAGAATCGACGTTTTTGGATTTTGAGATTATTAATCTTGCAGTAAAAAGTTTGGATATTATAAATAAAAAAAGTATGATTGTTTTGTCGCATGCGGGATTTATTTCTTCGATTTTTGAAAATTTTGATTTGGAATATGAAGTAAAGGAGCAAATATTTGACTGCATTAATCGGAAAAATAGCCACGATATAGAAAAAATATTGGAAAATAATAAAAATGTTTCAGAAAATGTGAAAAAATTAATTTATAAAATTCCTGAGTTGTCAGGGAATTTGGAAAATATTGAAAAGGAACTTTTGAAATATGAAATAAATGAGAATACGAAAAAAATATTATTTGAACTCAAACAATTAAATAATTTATTATTGAAATTTCATAAAAAATCGAAAATTATATTTGATTTTTCTATTGTAAAAAACTTGAATTATTACAACGGAATTATTTTGCAAGGATACATTGAAGATTTTCCAAATGTGATTTTAACTGGTGGCAGATACGACAAATTGTTTGAAAAATTTGGGGTTGATACTGGAGCGGTTGGATTTGCGATTTTGACTGATGGGCTGAAGGGGTATTATAAAGATGAGAACAAAAATGATTTTGAAGTTTTGATTGTTTATGATAACAGTGATTTTGAGAAATTGGTTGAAATTATAAATGATTTTCAGAAAAAGGGGCTTAGAGTAAGGACGGAAAATATTGAGAATTTAGGTGAAAGTGATTTTGAAATTTTTAATTTTGATGAGAAATATATTTTTCAAAATGGGGAATTGAAAAAGGAGGAATAG
- a CDS encoding methyltransferase domain-containing protein: MKKFIEDNYLEDIRKKIPAYDLMLEIIFNAVLQVEMKTLKIKNVLSIGGQSFEVKKLSKICKNSEITLIEPSEIMINIVKNECNNLKNLEYICDKFENYTNNKNFQLCLCLLVLQFVDNSKKFLEKIYKSLDKNGVFIISVFSNKQLNYWKEFALARGARKEQVKKTFRNQSEVMNVLPADYVENLLKEIGFSKIEKVCEVLSVSMWAVRK; the protein is encoded by the coding sequence ATGAAAAAATTTATAGAGGATAATTATTTAGAAGATATAAGAAAAAAAATTCCTGCTTATGATTTGATGCTTGAAATAATATTTAATGCTGTTTTGCAGGTTGAAATGAAAACTTTGAAAATAAAAAATGTTTTATCAATAGGCGGCCAGAGTTTTGAAGTTAAAAAATTATCAAAAATATGTAAAAATTCTGAAATAACATTAATAGAGCCCAGCGAGATTATGATAAATATTGTAAAAAATGAATGTAATAATTTGAAAAATTTAGAGTATATTTGTGATAAGTTTGAAAATTATACAAATAATAAAAATTTTCAGCTATGTTTATGTCTTTTAGTTTTGCAATTTGTTGACAATTCAAAAAAATTTTTGGAAAAAATTTATAAGAGTCTTGATAAAAATGGAGTATTTATAATAAGCGTTTTTTCAAATAAACAACTGAATTATTGGAAGGAATTTGCATTAGCAAGAGGAGCAAGGAAAGAGCAAGTTAAGAAAACGTTTCGTAATCAATCTGAGGTAATGAATGTTTTACCTGCTGATTATGTTGAAAATTTGTTAAAAGAAATTGGATTTTCTAAAATTGAGAAGGTTTGTGAGGTTCTTTCAGTGAGTATGTGGGCTGTGAGAAAATAA
- a CDS encoding NUDIX domain-containing protein gives MKIENFNFLKKHLQNLAKYKPEFKTKIEKILKILLQEKLENLTNRKSKVHLSASAVVFKKEKCYFIKHPYLKTILLPAGHVEKDEIPLDTAIREFYEETGLFAKIDENMQNFGLIDVNVIEIPENPVKSEGEHIHIDFRYKLVLDEKKKRREAELEWFLLMENEADDEFKKYYKYLIY, from the coding sequence TTGAAAATAGAAAATTTTAATTTCTTAAAAAAGCATTTACAAAATTTAGCAAAATACAAGCCTGAATTTAAAACAAAAATTGAAAAAATTCTAAAAATATTATTACAAGAAAAATTAGAGAATTTAACAAACAGAAAATCTAAAGTTCATTTATCGGCAAGTGCTGTAGTTTTTAAAAAAGAAAAATGTTATTTTATAAAACATCCATATTTAAAAACTATTTTATTGCCAGCAGGACATGTAGAAAAAGATGAAATACCTTTAGATACCGCTATTCGTGAATTTTATGAAGAAACTGGTTTGTTTGCAAAAATTGATGAAAATATGCAAAATTTTGGGCTGATTGATGTGAATGTGATTGAGATTCCTGAAAATCCTGTGAAAAGTGAAGGGGAGCATATTCATATTGATTTTCGGTATAAACTTGTTTTGGACGAAAAAAAGAAAAGGCGGGAGGCTGAGTTGGAATGGTTTTTGTTGATGGAAAATGAGGCTGATGATGAGTTTAAGAAGTATTATAAGTATTTAATTTATTAA
- the folP gene encoding dihydropteroate synthase — MIKINEIKNKDSKNIIIEFNGNKEELCKFENFLEEKNIFSFNKNEEITAIFKYSELKQLVEILKRKNNFEFENGINKLEEILQENRLIWKGNNFEFDLTTDSVIYSILNITPDSFYDGGRNSSLDKVLKRIEEDIRNGAKIFEFGGKSSKPNFDDISAEEEWNRIEKYIQAVKKEFPDIVLALDSDTEEVIEKGLDAGIDIINDFNGFTSEKKLKLVEKYKPALVVMNNGRFDEIPNLKNYLENYFDERVKAILEIGIEREKISIDPGVGYSSNNSMNTPEDIERIKSIKYLRNMRLPIMIAISRKSFNEKIFGLSLEERLLGTLMFESLMVQDGGRILRVHDVKETRDILNMLEVYNKI; from the coding sequence ATGATTAAAATTAATGAAATTAAGAATAAGGATTCAAAAAATATTATTATTGAATTTAATGGAAATAAAGAAGAACTGTGTAAATTTGAGAATTTTTTGGAAGAGAAGAATATTTTTTCATTTAATAAAAATGAAGAAATTACAGCTATTTTTAAATATTCAGAATTAAAACAACTGGTTGAGATTTTGAAAAGAAAAAATAATTTTGAATTTGAAAATGGAATTAATAAATTGGAAGAGATTTTGCAAGAGAATAGGCTGATTTGGAAAGGAAATAATTTCGAGTTTGATTTGACGACGGATTCTGTAATTTATTCTATTTTGAATATTACGCCAGATTCATTTTATGATGGTGGGAGAAATTCGAGTCTAGATAAGGTTTTGAAGCGAATTGAAGAAGATATTAGAAATGGGGCTAAGATATTTGAATTTGGGGGGAAATCGTCTAAGCCTAATTTTGATGATATTTCGGCAGAAGAAGAATGGAATCGGATTGAAAAATATATTCAGGCTGTGAAAAAGGAGTTTCCAGATATTGTGCTGGCTTTGGACAGTGATACTGAGGAAGTTATTGAAAAAGGACTGGATGCGGGTATTGATATTATTAATGATTTTAATGGATTTACTTCGGAAAAGAAATTGAAATTAGTTGAAAAATATAAACCTGCGTTGGTTGTTATGAATAATGGACGATTTGATGAAATTCCGAACTTGAAAAATTATTTGGAAAATTATTTTGATGAGCGAGTAAAAGCAATTTTAGAAATTGGAATTGAAAGAGAAAAAATTTCGATAGATCCAGGAGTTGGGTATTCTTCAAATAATAGCATGAATACGCCTGAGGATATTGAAAGAATTAAGTCGATAAAATATTTACGTAATATGAGATTACCAATAATGATTGCTATTTCAAGAAAAAGTTTTAATGAGAAAATATTTGGGCTGTCGCTAGAAGAAAGACTTCTGGGAACATTAATGTTTGAGAGTCTGATGGTGCAAGATGGAGGAAGAATTTTGAGGGTTCATGATGTGAAGGAAACAAGGGATATTTTGAATATGCTGGAAGTTTACAATAAAATTTAA
- a CDS encoding bifunctional folylpolyglutamate synthase/dihydrofolate synthase, whose translation MKESLYGEKKRVKLLAKILDKMNNPASDVRVIHVSGTNGKGSTCYMINSILCEMGYKVGLFTSPQITTIYELIKVNGVEITELEFEGCKNKLRQVLNELNLNLENDLSYFEMVFLIAMIHFKNKDVNVLILECGLGGELDATNAVSKIDYTIFTKIGIDHKNILGNTIEEICQTKSKIIRKQSNVIIAPNQRDVVYEILEKEAKYKNCDVFSAEKNIKIEKVENKEKNRQNIYEKEDFKSENNLEFQNKVRAEIIGNYDFGKNFKNNKYFFKFGLKGEQQLENLATVLMWYFRFCDDSKNSVENTEKIFDRTLGTLQIAGRMEKVEEIKNVYLDVAHNEDSVEAFVDYVKKNFYNRKKIFVVGFLKDKEVKKCVNLLKIVGDNFILTEPNNEERKLDSEILEKYFEDKKIENPKNIIISEKNIEKAFLKALELRENEDECIFVVGSFYLLGEVKKVIEKYF comes from the coding sequence ATGAAAGAATCATTATATGGAGAAAAGAAAAGAGTAAAATTGCTTGCAAAAATTTTAGACAAAATGAATAATCCAGCGAGTGATGTTCGGGTCATTCATGTTAGCGGAACGAATGGGAAAGGTTCAACTTGTTATATGATTAATAGCATTTTGTGTGAAATGGGATATAAAGTTGGATTATTTACGAGTCCTCAAATAACGACAATTTATGAATTGATTAAGGTTAACGGGGTTGAAATTACTGAACTGGAATTTGAAGGTTGTAAAAATAAATTAAGGCAGGTTTTAAATGAGTTGAATTTGAACTTGGAGAATGATTTGTCGTATTTTGAAATGGTGTTTTTGATTGCGATGATACATTTTAAAAATAAGGATGTGAATGTTCTGATTTTGGAATGTGGACTTGGAGGAGAACTGGATGCAACGAATGCAGTTTCAAAAATTGATTATACTATTTTTACAAAGATTGGGATTGATCATAAAAATATTTTGGGAAATACGATTGAGGAAATTTGTCAAACAAAATCAAAAATTATAAGAAAACAGAGCAATGTTATAATTGCTCCAAATCAGAGAGATGTAGTTTATGAAATTTTGGAAAAAGAAGCAAAATATAAAAATTGTGATGTTTTTTCAGCTGAAAAAAATATAAAAATTGAAAAAGTAGAAAATAAAGAAAAGAATAGACAAAATATTTACGAAAAAGAAGATTTTAAATCTGAAAACAATTTAGAATTTCAAAATAAAGTTAGAGCTGAAATAATTGGAAATTATGATTTTGGGAAAAATTTTAAAAATAATAAGTATTTTTTTAAATTTGGACTAAAAGGAGAGCAACAGCTAGAGAATTTGGCAACAGTTTTGATGTGGTATTTTAGATTTTGTGATGATTCTAAAAATAGTGTAGAAAATACAGAGAAAATATTTGATAGAACCTTGGGAACATTGCAAATTGCAGGACGGATGGAAAAAGTTGAGGAAATTAAAAATGTATATTTGGATGTGGCACATAATGAGGATAGTGTTGAGGCATTTGTAGATTATGTTAAAAAAAATTTTTATAATAGGAAAAAAATTTTTGTAGTTGGATTTTTAAAGGATAAAGAAGTGAAGAAATGTGTAAATCTTTTAAAAATAGTTGGGGATAATTTTATATTGACAGAGCCGAATAATGAAGAAAGAAAATTGGATTCAGAGATTTTGGAAAAATATTTTGAAGATAAAAAAATTGAAAATCCTAAAAATATTATAATTTCTGAAAAGAATATTGAGAAGGCTTTTTTGAAAGCGTTGGAATTGAGGGAGAATGAAGATGAGTGTATTTTTGTGGTAGGATCATTTTATTTGTTAGGGGAAGTTAAAAAGGTTATTGAAAAATATTTTTAA
- a CDS encoding T6SS immunity protein Tdi1 domain-containing protein translates to MASGMDFFFSDIYTEKNFTDKYFDLNLYEKAVKKYGELEYNQSFCFAPLLGLGGKKSVDNLDKG, encoded by the coding sequence ATGGCTTCTGGTATGGATTTCTTTTTTTCAGATATCTATACTGAAAAAAATTTTACAGACAAATACTTTGATTTAAATTTATATGAAAAAGCTGTAAAAAAATATGGAGAATTAGAGTATAATCAAAGTTTTTGTTTTGCTCCATTGTTAGGATTAGGTGGGAAGAAAAGTGTTGATAATTTAGATAAAGGGTAG
- a CDS encoding GAD-like domain-containing protein yields the protein MIKGEEILNDFKKEKDMPTEIIEKYKGQVPDEIIEIWKNYGLGSFLNGYLRVINPDDYKELVEETYFRGKESIPLFVTAFADVITWQENEYIGIVLYKVGRL from the coding sequence ATGATAAAAGGTGAAGAAATATTAAATGATTTTAAAAAAGAAAAAGATATGCCAACAGAAATTATTGAAAAATATAAAGGGCAAGTGCCAGATGAGATTATAGAAATTTGGAAAAATTATGGATTGGGAAGTTTTTTGAATGGGTATTTAAGAGTGATAAATCCAGATGATTATAAAGAATTAGTAGAAGAGACTTATTTTAGAGGAAAAGAGTCGATACCTTTATTTGTAACGGCTTTTGCAGATGTAATAACATGGCAAGAAAATGAGTATATTGGAATAGTGTTGTATAAAGTTGGAAGACTTTGA
- the folE gene encoding GTP cyclohydrolase I FolE, giving the protein MTENKNLDIDKKTRLENIENAVRKILINIGEDINREGLIETPKRVAKMYEEILSTKSINDFDNYKLFEVDLDNSQEMILIKDIPFFSMCEHHMLPFFGKVHVAYIPRENKVIGLSKIPRLVEFVSRKLSVQEEITVNVAKKLIEILNPLGVAVVVEARHMCIEMRGINKIGSVTKTSFYSGEFKVNVDRKKEFLDGIK; this is encoded by the coding sequence ATGACAGAAAATAAAAATTTAGACATAGACAAAAAAACCAGATTAGAAAATATAGAAAATGCAGTGCGAAAAATATTGATAAATATTGGTGAAGATATTAATAGAGAAGGTCTTATTGAAACACCAAAAAGAGTTGCGAAAATGTATGAAGAAATTTTGAGTACAAAAAGTATAAATGATTTTGATAATTATAAATTATTTGAAGTTGATTTAGATAATTCACAGGAAATGATACTTATAAAGGATATACCATTTTTTTCAATGTGTGAGCATCATATGTTGCCTTTTTTTGGAAAAGTTCACGTTGCATATATTCCAAGAGAAAATAAAGTTATTGGACTTAGCAAGATACCAAGACTTGTGGAATTTGTTTCACGAAAACTGAGTGTCCAGGAAGAAATTACTGTAAATGTTGCAAAAAAATTGATAGAAATATTAAATCCATTGGGAGTTGCTGTTGTGGTTGAGGCACGGCATATGTGTATTGAAATGAGAGGGATTAATAAGATTGGTTCAGTTACTAAAACGTCGTTTTATAGTGGAGAATTTAAGGTGAATGTGGATAGGAAGAAGGAGTTTTTGGATGGGATAAAATAA
- the folK gene encoding 2-amino-4-hydroxy-6-hydroxymethyldihydropteridine diphosphokinase yields the protein MKNKVYLSLGSNIGNRQEYIESAIELVGKTEGIKILKKSGLYETSPVGYVEQDLFLNAVIKIETDFSAREILKIINKIENELDRKREIRWGPRTIDIDILIFSDKKINETDLIIPHKEMLNRLFVLVPLIEIYDGEYFEKEKIIERIEELVAVGNQKIEKL from the coding sequence ATGAAAAATAAGGTTTATTTGAGTTTGGGAAGTAATATTGGAAATAGACAGGAATATATAGAAAGTGCTATTGAATTAGTTGGGAAAACTGAAGGAATTAAAATATTGAAAAAATCTGGATTATATGAAACAAGTCCAGTTGGATATGTGGAACAGGATTTATTTTTGAATGCAGTAATTAAAATTGAAACTGATTTTTCAGCAAGAGAAATTTTAAAAATTATTAACAAAATAGAAAACGAATTAGATAGAAAAAGAGAAATCAGATGGGGACCTAGAACAATTGATATTGATATTTTAATTTTTTCAGATAAAAAAATAAACGAAACAGACTTGATAATTCCGCATAAAGAAATGTTGAATCGGTTGTTTGTATTGGTTCCATTAATTGAAATTTACGATGGGGAATATTTTGAAAAAGAAAAAATTATTGAAAGAATAGAGGAATTAGTGGCAGTTGGAAATCAGAAAATAGAAAAATTGTAA
- the folB gene encoding dihydroneopterin aldolase: MYKIKINNMKFHSYIGVYQEEKKIGQNIEIDLIISLSKKIIKDDDITSTLSYGDCYRKIKEIVKASNVDLLETLALEIIEEIKKLNDKIESVQVNIRKLAVPINGIFDSVEIQIKD, translated from the coding sequence GTGTATAAAATTAAAATTAACAATATGAAATTTCATTCATATATTGGTGTTTATCAGGAAGAAAAGAAAATTGGACAGAATATTGAGATTGATTTGATTATTTCGCTTTCAAAAAAAATTATTAAAGATGATGATATTACCAGTACATTAAGTTACGGCGATTGTTATAGAAAAATTAAAGAAATTGTGAAGGCAAGCAATGTGGATTTGCTGGAAACACTTGCTTTGGAAATTATAGAGGAAATAAAAAAATTGAATGATAAAATTGAAAGCGTTCAAGTAAATATACGAAAATTGGCTGTTCCGATTAACGGAATTTTTGACAGCGTTGAGATTCAGATAAAGGATTAA